The stretch of DNA ATCCTCCCTGGCCACGTCCGGCTTCGCTGCGCGACCGACTTCAACGCATACGCAAAGCTTCCAGCAAGCCGCTGAACGATCGCCACATCGTTCTCTTCCCAGGGAATCTCCTTCTCAAGCCACCAGATGCCCAAGACCGTTTCGTCCGGGTGCTTCAATGGACACCACAGGACATGACCGTGAACATGCTCGCGCCACCCCTCGCGGCACGAATCGGGGCACATCTCCTCCGACACCACCATCGGAGCATCGCTCGACTGCTGCTGTTTCAGCGATCGAGCGACCTGCTCCAACCAATGAATCATGGGCGCGTCCCGCTCCACGACGGCCACGCTGGAGGCACAGACCACCTGGCAGGCGCCGCCCCCCGGTACATCGCCGCTCAGAAGATAGGCCTGTTCATACGGAACCAGTCGGCGAGTCTCATTCACCGATAGGAATTGCAGTTCCGGGATGGTCTTGGCCACACGGATCTGGCCCTCCAGGTGCGTGAGGGTCGCTAAATGGATCAGTGTCGCCAGCTGCTGTGCGCTCGGTTCGGCAGACGTCGCCATGGCTTACGGTGGCCCCGATGAAAAGTGTGCGGTGCCGCTCATTCCGGCGAGCACATCCGCGGGAAGCGAGCCGAACGCGCCGATGACCTTGATCGTCTGGCTGGCCGGATCCACATTCGCCCCGATCTCTTTCACTCTCGCCGTGTACTCCCGACGCGTTTCATCGATGGTAAAGGTAAACGGTGACTTTCGTTTCAACCATCCCAAGGTAGAGGACGGCAACACCAACTCGATTTCAAGGCTGCTGTCATCCAGGAGACTGAGTAGTTTGTCGTTGGGGAAGACGTTTTCATACTCATTGACCAGCACCGCCACCACACGGCCTGAAAACGGCGCCGCGATATGACAACTCCGCACATTCAGCTCCGCCAGACGAATGGACGCCGCGGCTTTCTTCATCTCGGCCTCGGAGATTTCCAGCTCCAGCGTACTCACGGCATTCAGTACGGTGAGTTCCTTATTGTTCCGGAACGTCTTGTCTTTTGCTTCATGTTCGGCCAAGGCCCCCGCCAATTCTGCACGATACTTCTCGCAGTCGATTTCGACCATGGCGGCCCCCTTCTCGAACCGTTGCCCTTCCTTCACCGGAATCTGACCGATCCGGCCTTGAATTTGGGAATAGAGCACGGCCTGCGTGCGGGCTTTCACGATGCCGCGCAACGCGCCATTCACGCCTCGTAGTACCGGGGTCGATCGTTCCTCCTTCGGCCAACTCACCTGCGGCCCAAGCAACACCATCCACAGGATCGTCACTCCTAAAACCCCGTTAATCGGCCAGCGGTACTGCATGGGATTCCGGTCTCCTTCCTGGATCAGCCACCGTACTCGCAGCGGGCGCCCATTGTTTCCTCAGTTCGTCGGCGAGGTAGGTGACACTCTGCCCGTCGATGCCGTTCGGTGCAGCATCCTCGCCCAGCGACGCCATCAAGGTGGCGTATGCGGACTCGACGCCGGACTGTGCGCTATCCATGCGCACCTCAGCCAACACATCGTTCACGCGTTCACGAATGAATGTCAGGTCATTGGTACTCTTCGTGAGCCACAGATTCTTCGTATGATCGGTGATCGCCAATTGCGTCTCGTGGTAGTTTTTTGCATTGAGATATTCCTGACTCGCATGCGCAAACTGCAGCGCACCGACATGGACCTCGGTCAGAATAGTCATGGTCAGCGCCATACTCTGGGCATCCAACACCTGACGATGTATCTCCACGGCCTTCAGTTTGGCCGGCATACGAAAAGCCGAGAGCAGATTCCAACTCACCTGAGACGCATACCCAAGCCAGTTTTGATAGAGAAAGAAGCTGTTGCTGCTGTAATAGCCTCCGAGGCTGAGCTTCAAATTCGGAAAGAGCTCCAGAAACACGGCCCGCGCTTCTTTGGCATTGATGCGTTTTTGATAGTCGATGGAGCGGAGCTCGGCGCGAAAGGTCAGGGCCTGCTCCTCCATCCGCGCGGTATCCAACTGGACCGCCGGCAAGGTGCTCGCCCGCTGAGGCACGGCCAGTTCATACTCAGTCCCCGGAGGTAATCCCATCATCGACGCGAGCTGAACCCGTGCCGTACTGAGCTCACGATAGAGACGCTGGACTTCGCGCTGAATGTTCAGCAGGTCGCGGCGGTAGTTGAGCGGCGTCAGCGGCGTCT from Nitrospira sp. encodes:
- a CDS encoding efflux RND transporter periplasmic adaptor subunit translates to MQYRWPINGVLGVTILWMVLLGPQVSWPKEERSTPVLRGVNGALRGIVKARTQAVLYSQIQGRIGQIPVKEGQRFEKGAAMVEIDCEKYRAELAGALAEHEAKDKTFRNNKELTVLNAVSTLELEISEAEMKKAAASIRLAELNVRSCHIAAPFSGRVVAVLVNEYENVFPNDKLLSLLDDSSLEIELVLPSSTLGWLKRKSPFTFTIDETRREYTARVKEIGANVDPASQTIKVIGAFGSLPADVLAGMSGTAHFSSGPP
- a CDS encoding TolC family protein is translated as MVMVSGCMVKPYVLTEEDVRTRVANDLETVSSLQEPLTGPIDLYDAIARALKYNLDAKVKAMQAQLAHQQLNVAHYTLLPQLSANAGFDGRNSYSGGSAQSLIDGRPVLEPFTSSDKNVVSGNLALSWDVLDFGLSFVRAQQAADNVMIAEEERRRIAVRLVQDVRSAYWRAVSAERVLYRVKFLDESVNKALERAQQIVDKKLQTPLTPLNYRRDLLNIQREVQRLYRELSTARVQLASMMGLPPGTEYELAVPQRASTLPAVQLDTARMEEQALTFRAELRSIDYQKRINAKEARAVFLELFPNLKLSLGGYYSSNSFFLYQNWLGYASQVSWNLLSAFRMPAKLKAVEIHRQVLDAQSMALTMTILTEVHVGALQFAHASQEYLNAKNYHETQLAITDHTKNLWLTKSTNDLTFIRERVNDVLAEVRMDSAQSGVESAYATLMASLGEDAAPNGIDGQSVTYLADELRKQWAPAASTVADPGRRPESHAVPLAD